GCTCTACCATAACTGTCAACTTGATTTCCTCCTCATAACATTATTTATCGTAAATTTTAAATTTACCCGAATCTGAAATCGCTGTCAAAATATCAATGAAGTAATGTCTGCTTATTTAAAGCTGATACGCCTTTTAGACAGAAACACGCAAGACCGGCTTGATCGTTTTGCCGCTCTTGGAATCTTCTGCAGCTTGGTTGATTTCCTCAAAGTCGTAGATCTTGATGAGCTTGTCATACGGGAACACGCCTTGTTTATACAACTCAATCAATTGAGGAATAAAGACTTGCGGTACTGAACTTCCCATAATAACTCCTCTAACGTTTTTTTCTATAATAAGGCCGAAGTGATCCAATTCCACGTTTGTCCCCGCTGCCGGTGCACCAACAACCGCCGTTGTTCCAAGCGGTTTTGTGCTGTCAACCGCCTGTCTTAAAACTTGCGGAACACCGCTGGTTTCGACAGCGTACATTACGCCTCCATTAGAAATTTCGATGACCCTTTCGACCACATTGCCGACTTCTTTGCTGTTAATTGTGTGGGTGGCTCCAAGTTCTTTCGCTAGTTCCAAGCGACTGTCATTAATGTCGATGGCAATAACGGTTGTGCAGCCTTTTAACTTGGCCGCCATCAGGGCACTCAATCCGACAGCTCCACAGCCGAATACAGCAATACTAGAACCTGGTTCCGGTTGCAGTTTGTTAATCACCGCACCACTCCCGGTTAAGATGCCGCAGCCAAGCGGAGCAATGATTTCGAGCGGAACATCCTTCGGAACTTTAATAACATTTCGGTAGTTGGCAACCGCATATTCTGAAAAAGAGGACTGCCCGAAAAACGTAGAGATTTCCTGCCCATTTTGTTCTATCCGTCGGGTACCGTCCAGCATGGTGCCGCCAAAATTTAATGTTACGAAATGCACACATCCGCTGGTTTTACCTTGGAGACAAGCATCACACCTTCCACAAGAGCTATAAGATAACACCACATGATCCCCCGGTTCAATCCCTTGCACCGCTGCCCCGACCTTTTCCACAACGCCCGCTCCCTCATGACCCAAAACAATCGGAAACGGACACGGGATTAAACCGTCTCTGGCACTCAGGTCAGTATGACACATTCCGACAGCGGTAATTCGGACCAATACCTCCTCTGCCTTCGGCTCGTGCAGCGTAACTTGTTCCACGCTGAATTCGCCTTTATTGCGGGTTATTACTGCTTTGACTTCCACATAAATCCTCCTTTT
The nucleotide sequence above comes from Bacillus thermozeamaize. Encoded proteins:
- a CDS encoding alcohol dehydrogenase, whose protein sequence is MEVKAVITRNKGEFSVEQVTLHEPKAEEVLVRITAVGMCHTDLSARDGLIPCPFPIVLGHEGAGVVEKVGAAVQGIEPGDHVVLSYSSCGRCDACLQGKTSGCVHFVTLNFGGTMLDGTRRIEQNGQEISTFFGQSSFSEYAVANYRNVIKVPKDVPLEIIAPLGCGILTGSGAVINKLQPEPGSSIAVFGCGAVGLSALMAAKLKGCTTVIAIDINDSRLELAKELGATHTINSKEVGNVVERVIEISNGGVMYAVETSGVPQVLRQAVDSTKPLGTTAVVGAPAAGTNVELDHFGLIIEKNVRGVIMGSSVPQVFIPQLIELYKQGVFPYDKLIKIYDFEEINQAAEDSKSGKTIKPVLRVSV